The sequence CCCTTACCAGTATTACGAAAAAACTCCAGATACCAAGACCAAAGATAATAGGTGTTACGGTTCTTACAAGCATTGATGACAATGAATTGAAGGCCATGGGGATCAATAACACCGTTGTTGAATTGACAAAGAACCTTGCTGTCCTTGCAAAGGAGGCAGAACTCGATGGAGTGGTGGCAGGAGGCGAGGATATAGATATGATAAGGGAATTATGCGGTAATGATTTTGTCATAGTAACACCAGGGGTAAGGGTAGGAGAGAAAAAGGACGATCAGAAAAGGACTATTACACCAAAGGAGGCAATAGAAAAAGGGGCAACCTATATAGTTCTTGGAAGGACCCTCCTTGAAAACCACGAGCCTTTTATCTTACTTCAAAGCATCTATAAGGATATATTGAATGCCTTATCTGAAAAACAGAAATGATATTATTAATCTCATAGAAAACCATCCTCATAGGATAAGAAGATTATGGATAGAGACAGGTTTTGAGAGCCAGTATGATAGATTTATAAAAAAGGCAAAACAAGAGGGTATTTCATTCAGGATAATCCCTAAGGAGGCATTCTCAAGGAGATTCAGAGATGCAGGTGCCCATATTTGCCTTGAAATTGAAGAATACACCTTTGAGGACCCTGACAGATTTCTTAAAGAACTCAAGAGTTCCAACAAAACACCATTTCTCGGCGCCTTTGATGGTATCTATGACCCCCAGAATCTTGGAAATATAATAAGGTCTGCTGCGTGCTTTGGTATCCATGGTTTGATAGTCCCTAAGGACAGAGCGTGCAGCATAACAGATGCTGTTATAAGGGTTTCAAAAGGAGGTCTCGAATACGTAAAGATGGTGCGAGTTACAAACCTTGTTAGGTATTTAGAGGAACTTAAAAATGCAGGCATATTCTGTTATTGTCTCGATGAAGGGGCAGAAAAAAGCCTATCTGATATAGATCTCCTAATACCTATATGTCTTGTTTTTGGCAGTGAAGAAGGGCTAAGGAGACTTACAAGGGAAAGATGCGATGAGACCGTGAGAATACCCACATTAAAAGGATTTGCATCCTTGAATGTAGCCACCTGTTTTGCCATATCTGCATATGAGGTGCTGCGACAGAGGGCTTTTAAATGATTGACATATTTTTAGATTTCTTATAGATTATCCTCAATGTTTAAAATCGGTGTTTTGTCAGATACTCATCTTCGCCAAGTAAGCCATGAACTAAAGGAACTATTAAGAACAAGCCTTTACGGTATAGATATGCTCATCCATGCAGGAGATATGACCACAACCCCTGTATTCGAATTCCTTGAGGCCTGGAATTTAAAGGCAGTTAGAGGCAATATGGATGATTATGAACTGGGTCAAATGCTGCCGCAGAAGAGAATAGAGGTCATACAGGGAAAGAGATTTGGCATCATACATGGCTATGGCTCACCACAGGGCATAGAAAAGAGGGTAATGGCAGAGTTTGGCAATGAAATAGATATCATTATTTTCGGTCACTCCCATGTCCCGGCAAAGATAGAAATGGATGGTATTATCCTTTTTAACCCTGGTTCATTCAGGGATAGCGGGACAGCAGGCATCATAGAAATCAGTCATGAGATTATCCTCAGATTTGTATCTGTAAGATGACAGGATTTTTATAGAAAGATTTCATTAGCAAGAACGGTTTTTATGGTATAAAAAATGGACACGATATACCTTTCATTTTTATGGCACATGCATCAACCTTATTATAAAAACATGTGGACAGGCGAATATCTGCTACCATGGGTTCTTCTCCACAGCACAAAAGATTATTTTGATATGCCTTATATGATCAAGGATTATGAAGGTATAAAACAGAATTTTAACATTGTGCCATCGCTCCTTCTTCAGATAGTTGATTATGAGAGGTCAAATGTCAAAGATGTGTATTTAGATGTATTCAGAAAGCCTGCTCATGAACTCACAGACGAAGATAAATCCTTTCTCCTTATGAATTTTTTCAATGCCAACTGGGAAAATATGGTAAAACCTATACCCAGATACTACGAACTATTAAGAAAAAGGGGTTTTTATTATTCAAAAGAAAATATAAACACCATTAAACGCTATTTTACAGAGCAGGATTACAGGGATATACAAATATGCTTTTTTCTTGCCTGGATAGACCCTGTTTTTTTTCATTTATACGAACCTTTGAAGGCGCTTAAGGAAAGAGGAGGCAGTTTTACAGAGGAGGATAAGGATATAATCGAGGATGTTCATAAGGATATTTTAAAAGGTATCATTCCCTTATATAAAGAAATGGCCGAAAAAGGCAAGATTGAAATTTCCACATCGCCGTTTTATCACCCAATAATACCACTTCTTATAGATAATAGCATTGCAAAGATGGCACTACCCCATATAAATCTTCCTAAGAAACCCTTTGCGCATCCAGAGGATGCATCTGTTCAGATTGAAAAGGCTTTAAAATATTTTAAAGATATATTCCACTTTACTCCGGAGGGTATGTGGCCTCCTGAAGGGTCTGTGAGCAATGATGCCCTTATGCTTTATATGAAACATGGCATAAACTGGTTGGCAACAGATGAAGCCATATTGTTTAAGAGCCTTGGTATTGAAGGGAGAAAGGGGCAGTTTAATGACCTTGTCCACCCTGAATGTCTATATAAACCATACAGGTTTGAAAGGGAAGGCAAGGTCATCCACATAATATTTAGAGATAGGGAGCTCTCTGACCTCATATCTTTCCATTATTCCAGGATGTCACCAAAAGAAGCAGCCAATGACCTTTTAAAGAGGATACTGCATATAGGAAATACCTTGAAGTTTAAGATGACATCGCCTTTGGTGAATATCACCATGGATGGTGAGAATGCCTGGGAAAATTATATAAATGATGGCAGGGATTTTTTCAAGTATCTATACGAAGGTATAGAAAAGGAAAAGGCTATAAGATGTGTGACCATCTCCGATTATCTAAGGGATATTAAAAATACAGGTAATCTTAGTAACTGTTTTGCAGGTTCTTGGATAAATCACAATTTTTCTGTATGGATAGGAGATGTGGAGGATAATGCATCATGGTCTCTCCTTACAGAGACCAGGGAATATTTAAGTAAGGCAGACCCTGAAAAGAAAAATGCAGATGCTTGGGAATCCATTTATATTGCAGAAGGAAGCGACTGGAATTGGTGGTATGGAGATGAACATGC is a genomic window of Syntrophorhabdaceae bacterium containing:
- the pyrF gene encoding orotidine-5'-phosphate decarboxylase — its product is MDPKERIILALDVEHFEDARRLVMEFKDYVGMFKVGKQLFTHCGPKIIDFINMKDSRVFLDLKYHDIPNTVSKAVMEAAKLGVDMLNIHASGGFTMMKESRNALTSITKKLQIPRPKIIGVTVLTSIDDNELKAMGINNTVVELTKNLAVLAKEAELDGVVAGGEDIDMIRELCGNDFVIVTPGVRVGEKKDDQKRTITPKEAIEKGATYIVLGRTLLENHEPFILLQSIYKDILNALSEKQK
- the rlmB gene encoding 23S rRNA (guanosine(2251)-2'-O)-methyltransferase RlmB — protein: MPYLKNRNDIINLIENHPHRIRRLWIETGFESQYDRFIKKAKQEGISFRIIPKEAFSRRFRDAGAHICLEIEEYTFEDPDRFLKELKSSNKTPFLGAFDGIYDPQNLGNIIRSAACFGIHGLIVPKDRACSITDAVIRVSKGGLEYVKMVRVTNLVRYLEELKNAGIFCYCLDEGAEKSLSDIDLLIPICLVFGSEEGLRRLTRERCDETVRIPTLKGFASLNVATCFAISAYEVLRQRAFK
- a CDS encoding YfcE family phosphodiesterase; the protein is MSDTHLRQVSHELKELLRTSLYGIDMLIHAGDMTTTPVFEFLEAWNLKAVRGNMDDYELGQMLPQKRIEVIQGKRFGIIHGYGSPQGIEKRVMAEFGNEIDIIIFGHSHVPAKIEMDGIILFNPGSFRDSGTAGIIEISHEIILRFVSVR
- a CDS encoding glycoside hydrolase family 57 protein, whose amino-acid sequence is MHQPYYKNMWTGEYLLPWVLLHSTKDYFDMPYMIKDYEGIKQNFNIVPSLLLQIVDYERSNVKDVYLDVFRKPAHELTDEDKSFLLMNFFNANWENMVKPIPRYYELLRKRGFYYSKENINTIKRYFTEQDYRDIQICFFLAWIDPVFFHLYEPLKALKERGGSFTEEDKDIIEDVHKDILKGIIPLYKEMAEKGKIEISTSPFYHPIIPLLIDNSIAKMALPHINLPKKPFAHPEDASVQIEKALKYFKDIFHFTPEGMWPPEGSVSNDALMLYMKHGINWLATDEAILFKSLGIEGRKGQFNDLVHPECLYKPYRFEREGKVIHIIFRDRELSDLISFHYSRMSPKEAANDLLKRILHIGNTLKFKMTSPLVNITMDGENAWENYINDGRDFFKYLYEGIEKEKAIRCVTISDYLRDIKNTGNLSNCFAGSWINHNFSVWIGDVEDNASWSLLTETREYLSKADPEKKNADAWESIYIAEGSDWNWWYGDEHASENDEIFDLLFRENLSNVYRFLGKEPPDKLTIPVIIEDREVKPSREPVNFIHPIIDGRMTNYFEWIGSGYLEGKSHGVAVHESVSLMKGLYYGFNEKYLYLRIDIDKRYINGAMGFSFEIHIENSQSFDICYSVRDNAVDASIPIEIAFVDIMEAQIPFESINAKPGDKIDVWATLKIKDMKVDRIPSRGYLSIITPSKDFEMEMWYV